Proteins encoded in a region of the Stieleria neptunia genome:
- a CDS encoding IS91 family transposase, with product MAITLQEIFAGYFDSFAARFRVSRDMLHAAWCIQHCRTRTLGGHVNSCPDGHYHSIAYNSCRHRCCPQCAWVPREQWLARSKQRLLPCPHHHVVFTLPSELNPIWRFNKAAYANTLFAAATETLCQLLDDPKYLGAKPGILAALHTWNQTLMPHVHLHCIVTAGGLSDDGTWLRPQKNCLLPRKVLMIKFRGKFKAMLQQKVRSGEIKLPDSISPNDFKRTLAKLSGKPWNVKSFDAYRDGSGVATYLARYIKGGPIGNSRLLGIRDDKVVFRYRIGTQDGGDGKRQGVAEVPIDQFLGRWLLHVPPRRFQTVRGYGLYSGNQHSRIDEARCALGVAPPESEEPLSWQEWCESAGMLDACTCPVCGKRLVSHHEFAAGRGPPSEAFGWREKRGQAA from the coding sequence ATGGCCATCACGCTTCAAGAAATCTTCGCAGGCTACTTCGACTCGTTCGCGGCGCGTTTCCGTGTTTCGCGGGACATGCTTCACGCCGCATGGTGCATCCAGCATTGCCGTACCCGAACGCTCGGCGGGCACGTCAACAGTTGTCCCGACGGTCATTATCACAGCATCGCCTACAACTCCTGCCGGCATCGCTGCTGCCCCCAGTGTGCTTGGGTGCCTCGTGAACAGTGGCTGGCAAGATCGAAGCAACGCCTCCTGCCCTGCCCGCATCACCACGTCGTCTTCACCCTGCCGAGCGAACTGAATCCGATTTGGCGTTTCAACAAAGCAGCGTACGCCAACACCTTGTTCGCCGCGGCAACGGAAACGCTCTGCCAGCTACTCGACGACCCCAAGTACCTCGGTGCAAAGCCCGGAATCCTGGCCGCCCTGCACACTTGGAACCAGACCTTAATGCCGCACGTGCATTTGCATTGCATCGTCACCGCCGGCGGATTGTCTGATGACGGAACGTGGCTCCGCCCTCAGAAGAATTGTTTGCTGCCCCGCAAAGTCTTGATGATCAAGTTTCGCGGCAAGTTCAAGGCAATGCTCCAGCAAAAGGTTCGATCGGGTGAGATCAAACTGCCTGACTCGATCAGCCCCAACGACTTCAAGAGGACGTTGGCCAAGCTGAGTGGCAAACCGTGGAACGTCAAGAGTTTCGACGCCTACCGAGACGGTTCGGGAGTGGCGACCTACCTGGCTCGGTACATCAAAGGTGGCCCGATCGGCAACTCAAGGTTGCTGGGCATTCGTGACGACAAGGTCGTCTTTCGCTATCGGATTGGGACGCAGGACGGAGGCGACGGCAAGCGTCAGGGGGTGGCGGAAGTGCCGATCGATCAATTCCTCGGTCGCTGGTTGTTGCACGTTCCGCCGCGTCGTTTCCAGACGGTTCGCGGCTACGGGCTCTACAGCGGCAACCAGCACAGTCGGATCGATGAGGCCCGCTGTGCCCTCGGCGTGGCACCGCCGGAGTCGGAAGAGCCGTTGAGCTGGCAAGAGTGGTGCGAGTCGGCCGGGATGCTTGATGCTTGCACGTGTCCGGTGTGCGGCAAGCGGTTAGTCTCGCATCACGAATTCGCGGCCGGCCGTGGGCCACCGAGTGAAGCGTTTGGCTGGCGAGAGAAACGAGGGCAAGCCGCATGA
- a CDS encoding IS1380 family transposase yields the protein MIRPLRAKYELANKVEAISCGGIGMIMQLVQQFGLRKHINQSAPVFKLHAPYDEADHVLNIALNLLAGGTCLEHLEHRRTDQAYLDALGAERIPDPTTAGDFCRRFDGFKLLLLMQGINAARKKVWKQQSDAFFEQATIEADGTMVETCGEKKEGVGINYKGQWGYHPLVVTLAETKELLYLANRSGNRPSGEGSSFYFDRAIELCRSAGFRKILLRGDTDFSSTQHLDRWDAQGVRFVFGYDANKTLTAIADSLDESAWKPLRRQRSTSKNPRAKRPNYKEQIVVENGYENKKLRAESYAEFPYQPGNCKRPYRMVAVRKNIDVTTGQQFLFSTEKYFFYISNEPKQEKQSRELIGDGNHRCDQENTISQLKASHALTAPLDSLESNWAYMLFASLAWTLKLWSGLMVRVKGNPGQKKARKRLRDRVIKMEFSTFLTSLIQIPAQVIRSSRQLKLRILTYRLGVENLFTLSDHIAMPLRT from the coding sequence ATGATTCGCCCTTTGCGGGCGAAGTACGAACTGGCCAATAAAGTTGAGGCGATCTCCTGCGGTGGAATCGGCATGATCATGCAGCTTGTCCAGCAATTCGGATTGCGAAAGCACATCAACCAGTCCGCGCCAGTGTTTAAGCTTCACGCGCCGTACGACGAAGCCGACCACGTGCTCAATATTGCCCTGAATCTATTGGCCGGGGGGACCTGCCTCGAACATTTAGAGCATCGCCGCACCGACCAGGCGTACCTGGATGCACTCGGCGCAGAACGGATTCCCGATCCGACAACCGCTGGTGACTTCTGCCGCCGTTTTGATGGTTTCAAGCTACTGCTCTTGATGCAGGGAATTAACGCGGCACGCAAGAAGGTTTGGAAGCAACAATCCGATGCGTTCTTCGAGCAGGCCACGATTGAAGCCGATGGTACGATGGTTGAGACTTGCGGTGAAAAGAAGGAGGGCGTCGGAATCAACTACAAAGGTCAGTGGGGATACCATCCACTGGTTGTAACGCTCGCGGAAACCAAAGAGTTGCTGTATCTGGCCAACCGCAGCGGCAATCGTCCCAGCGGTGAAGGCTCATCGTTCTACTTCGACAGGGCGATCGAATTGTGTCGCAGTGCCGGGTTTCGAAAGATCCTGTTGCGTGGTGACACAGACTTTTCGTCAACTCAACATCTCGATCGATGGGACGCGCAGGGCGTCCGTTTTGTGTTTGGTTATGACGCCAACAAAACACTGACTGCAATTGCCGATTCCCTCGACGAATCGGCATGGAAACCGCTCCGGCGGCAAAGATCGACTTCGAAAAATCCGCGTGCAAAACGTCCGAATTACAAAGAGCAAATCGTCGTAGAAAATGGCTACGAGAACAAAAAACTGCGTGCTGAAAGCTACGCTGAGTTTCCGTATCAGCCCGGCAACTGCAAGCGTCCCTACCGGATGGTTGCTGTTCGCAAAAACATCGACGTCACGACCGGACAGCAATTCCTGTTCAGCACCGAAAAGTACTTCTTCTACATCAGCAATGAACCAAAGCAAGAAAAGCAGTCGCGTGAATTGATCGGAGACGGCAATCATCGCTGCGATCAGGAAAACACGATTAGCCAGCTCAAGGCGAGTCACGCATTGACCGCGCCACTGGATTCACTGGAAAGCAATTGGGCGTACATGTTGTTCGCTTCTCTTGCCTGGACGCTGAAGCTTTGGAGTGGACTGATGGTCCGCGTCAAAGGGAATCCGGGTCAGAAGAAGGCGAGGAAGCGGCTCCGTGACCGCGTGATCAAAATGGAGTTTTCGACGTTCCTGACATCGTTGATCCAGATCCCGGCCCAAGTCATCCGCTCATCGCGTCAGTTGAAGTTGCGGATTCTGACATACCGTCTCGGCGTCGAAAATTTGTTCACGCTCAGTGACCATATTGCGATGCCGCTTCGAACGTGA
- a CDS encoding IS91 family transposase: MAITLQQIFGRYFDSFASRFHVSREMLRAAWCIQHCRTRTLGGHVNSCPEGHYHSIAYNSCRHRCCPQCAWVAREQWLAKCKQRLLPCPHHHIVFTLPSELNRIWRFNKAAYAETLFNAAKETLQQLLKDPKYLGAKPGILAALHTWNQTLLPHVHLHCIVTAGGLAGDGTWRRPQKDCLLPRKVLMLKFRGKFKAMLQQKVQSGKIQLPDSMSASDFQKLLAKLSDKPWNVKIFDAYRDGSGVATYLARYIKGGPIGKSRLLDVQDDKVVFRYRIGTQDGGDGKRQGVTALPIDQFLGRWLEHVPPRRFQTVRGYGLYSGNQYSQLDEARAALGVEPPESDSLEQLTWQQWCESAGLLDACTCPVCGKRLVSHHEFSAGRDPPSDAYSWREKQGQAA; this comes from the coding sequence ATGGCCATCACGCTTCAACAGATTTTCGGACGCTATTTCGACTCCTTCGCCTCGCGTTTTCACGTCTCGCGGGAGATGCTTCGCGCCGCATGGTGCATCCAACACTGTCGCACTCGGACGCTCGGTGGGCACGTCAACAGTTGCCCCGAAGGTCACTACCACAGCATCGCCTACAACTCCTGTCGGCATCGGTGCTGCCCCCAGTGCGCCTGGGTGGCCCGAGAGCAGTGGCTGGCCAAATGTAAGCAACGCTTGCTGCCCTGCCCGCATCATCACATCGTCTTCACACTCCCGAGCGAACTGAATCGAATCTGGCGGTTCAACAAGGCTGCCTATGCAGAGACCCTCTTCAACGCCGCGAAGGAAACACTCCAGCAACTGCTCAAGGACCCCAAGTACCTCGGTGCGAAGCCTGGGATCCTGGCGGCGCTGCACACCTGGAACCAGACCCTGTTGCCGCACGTGCACTTGCATTGCATCGTCACCGCCGGCGGGCTGGCTGGTGATGGGACGTGGCGCCGTCCCCAAAAAGATTGTTTGCTGCCCCGCAAAGTGTTGATGCTCAAGTTCCGCGGCAAATTCAAGGCGATGCTTCAGCAGAAGGTTCAATCAGGCAAGATCCAATTGCCCGACTCGATGAGCGCGTCCGACTTTCAGAAGCTGTTGGCCAAGCTCAGCGACAAACCGTGGAACGTCAAAATATTTGACGCCTATCGTGATGGCTCCGGTGTGGCGACCTATTTGGCTCGGTACATCAAGGGCGGCCCGATCGGCAAGTCACGGTTACTGGACGTTCAAGATGACAAGGTCGTGTTTCGCTATCGGATTGGAACGCAGGACGGTGGGGACGGGAAACGTCAGGGGGTGACCGCGTTGCCGATCGATCAGTTTCTCGGCCGCTGGCTGGAGCACGTGCCGCCGCGGCGATTTCAGACGGTCCGCGGCTACGGTCTGTACAGCGGCAACCAATACTCCCAGCTCGATGAGGCCCGTGCCGCGCTCGGCGTGGAGCCGCCAGAGTCCGACTCGCTTGAACAGTTGACTTGGCAACAATGGTGCGAGTCGGCCGGGCTGCTTGATGCTTGCACGTGTCCGGTGTGTGGTAAACGGTTGGTCTCGCATCACGAATTTTCCGCCGGGCGGGATCCTCCCTCTGATGCGTATTCTTGGCGTGAGAAACAAGGGCAAGCCGCATGA